One Burkholderia pyrrocinia DNA segment encodes these proteins:
- a CDS encoding metal-dependent hydrolase, producing MRPGRSTDTSPAASRMPARAVRFDIDERIPRHWYRGLCHVTRFFDAFSVMFPLGERFFIESVRPFRDRIGDDASLAAEVDAFVRQEASHIRVHRLYNARLASQRVPVDALEALLEKRQRNAARQVSPVTRLALTACLEHYTTILAHRLLSDPAILDGADPTMAAVWRWHAIEETEHKTVAFDVFAAAMPNAVRRYVVRCAAMLGISVYFVIDLVFFVHRLVAIDGQTRNVRGWLQLLRWLFVAPGIFTRVMPLWLFWFSPRFHPDRIDSDAALRAARATLEPYLAAAEREPESHA from the coding sequence ATGCGCCCGGGTCGCTCCACCGACACCTCCCCCGCCGCGTCGCGGATGCCGGCGCGCGCCGTGCGCTTCGACATCGACGAACGCATTCCGCGCCATTGGTATCGCGGCCTGTGCCATGTCACGCGCTTTTTCGACGCGTTTTCCGTGATGTTCCCGCTCGGCGAGCGCTTCTTCATCGAAAGCGTGCGACCGTTTCGCGACCGCATCGGCGACGATGCGTCGCTGGCGGCCGAGGTCGATGCGTTCGTGCGGCAGGAAGCGTCGCATATCCGCGTGCACCGGCTCTACAACGCGCGCCTCGCGTCGCAACGCGTGCCGGTCGACGCGCTCGAAGCGCTGCTCGAAAAGCGCCAGCGCAACGCCGCGCGCCAGGTGTCGCCCGTCACGCGGCTCGCGCTGACCGCGTGCCTCGAACACTATACGACGATCCTCGCGCACCGCCTGCTGAGCGACCCGGCGATCCTCGACGGCGCCGATCCGACAATGGCGGCCGTGTGGCGCTGGCATGCGATCGAGGAAACCGAGCACAAGACCGTCGCGTTCGACGTGTTCGCGGCGGCCATGCCGAACGCGGTGCGGCGCTATGTCGTGCGCTGTGCGGCGATGCTCGGGATCTCGGTCTACTTCGTGATCGACCTGGTCTTTTTCGTGCATCGCCTCGTCGCGATCGACGGGCAGACGCGGAACGTGCGCGGCTGGCTGCAACTGCTGCGCTGGCTGTTCGTCGCGCCGGGCATCTTCACGCGCGTGATGCCGCTGTGGCTGTTCTGGTTCTCGCCGCGCTTCCATCCCGATCGCATCGACAGCGACGCGGCGCTGCGTGCCGCGCGTGCCACCCTCGAACCGTATCTGGCCGCAGCCGAACGCGAACCGGAATCGCACGCATGA
- a CDS encoding fatty acid desaturase produces the protein MNRPSAQAAAAQTRRYDRANLLVLALQSIVWAGTLTWLSHTGAGAIKWLVLVPFCLVMQGVFSMMHETFHGFGHRRPIANYMMMWWASTMFGSAATLIHVNHLGHHVRNRTRAERADFATADESLLRKRIEYYAAILGGIWLGSVVGSFVLALVPGRTIQRLAARGDDNTYAAAFKEFTTADFRRIRYETLAAVGAWLLAGWLLDWSVSAVLIAYVAFAFSWSSLQWVYHMRTPLDVVEGTYNMRAPTPVRWLLLNFNYNLTHHRRPALRWQDMHAASDLRETRPLWYGWLTIFVAPRRLPDDLAQLDKTYF, from the coding sequence ATGAACCGACCGAGCGCGCAAGCCGCTGCGGCACAGACCCGACGTTACGATCGCGCGAACCTGCTGGTGCTCGCGCTGCAGAGCATCGTGTGGGCCGGCACGCTCACGTGGCTCTCGCATACGGGTGCCGGCGCGATCAAGTGGCTCGTGCTCGTGCCGTTCTGCCTCGTGATGCAGGGCGTGTTCTCGATGATGCACGAAACCTTTCACGGGTTCGGGCATCGCCGGCCGATCGCGAATTATATGATGATGTGGTGGGCTTCCACGATGTTCGGTTCGGCCGCGACACTCATTCACGTGAACCATCTCGGCCATCACGTGCGCAACCGCACGCGCGCCGAGCGCGCGGATTTCGCGACGGCGGACGAATCGCTGCTGCGCAAGCGCATCGAATACTACGCGGCGATCCTCGGTGGCATCTGGCTCGGCAGTGTCGTCGGCAGCTTCGTGCTCGCGCTGGTGCCCGGCCGCACGATTCAGCGGCTCGCCGCGCGCGGCGACGACAACACCTATGCGGCCGCCTTCAAGGAATTCACGACGGCCGACTTCCGCCGCATCCGCTACGAAACGCTCGCCGCTGTCGGCGCGTGGCTGCTGGCCGGCTGGCTGCTCGACTGGTCGGTGTCGGCGGTACTGATCGCGTACGTCGCGTTCGCGTTCTCGTGGTCGTCGCTGCAATGGGTGTACCACATGCGCACGCCGCTTGATGTCGTCGAAGGCACGTACAACATGCGTGCACCGACGCCCGTGCGCTGGCTGCTGCTGAACTTCAACTACAACCTGACGCACCATCGCCGCCCCGCGCTGCGCTGGCAGGACATGCACGCCGCGTCGGACCTGCGCGAGACGCGGCCGTTGTGGTACGGCTGGCTCACGATCTTCGTGGCGCCGCGCCGGCTGCCCGACGATCTCGCGCAACTCGACAAGACCTATTTCTGA